A single window of uncultured Tolumonas sp. DNA harbors:
- the lolD gene encoding lipoprotein-releasing ABC transporter ATP-binding protein LolD, with translation MNNILLRCQDLVKTYREGELETPVLRGINLTVMQKEMLAIVGSSGSGKSTMLHLLGALDTPTSGTVLFEQQDIYQWNSQQQAQFRNRELGFVYQFHHLLGEFTALENVAMPLLIGGMAVKKAAQMATEMLGRVGLSHRITHRPAELSGGERQRVAIARALVNEPHLVLADEPTGNLDHKSATAIYELMCQLNRELGTAFVVVTHDRELAGKLHRQVHMVDGALVGGE, from the coding sequence ATGAATAACATCCTGTTGCGTTGTCAGGATCTGGTAAAAACTTATCGTGAAGGTGAGTTAGAAACCCCAGTGTTACGCGGCATTAATCTGACTGTTATGCAAAAAGAGATGCTGGCGATTGTGGGCAGTTCTGGCTCTGGTAAAAGCACCATGTTGCATTTATTGGGCGCGTTAGATACTCCAACATCCGGTACTGTGCTGTTTGAACAGCAGGATATTTATCAGTGGAACAGCCAACAACAAGCGCAATTTCGTAATCGGGAATTGGGTTTTGTCTATCAATTCCATCATCTGTTAGGTGAGTTCACGGCATTAGAAAATGTGGCGATGCCGTTGTTGATCGGCGGTATGGCGGTAAAAAAAGCAGCGCAGATGGCCACAGAAATGCTGGGCCGTGTTGGGTTATCACATCGTATTACGCATCGCCCGGCAGAATTATCTGGCGGCGAACGTCAACGTGTGGCCATTGCCCGCGCGTTGGTGAATGAACCGCATCTGGTGTTAGCGGATGAACCAACCGGTAATCTGGATCATAAAAGCGCGACGGCGATTTATGAATTGATGTGCCAGCTTAATCGTGAATTGGGTACCGCATTTGTAGTGGTCACGCACGATCGGGAGTTGGCAGGCAAACTGCATCGTCAGGTTCACATGGTTGATGGCGCGTTAGTGGGAGGCGAATAA
- the lolE gene encoding lipoprotein-releasing ABC transporter permease subunit LolE produces the protein MFQPFALFVGLRYSRTRRSSRFVSFISASSIIGIALGVMALILGLSAMNGFERELRQRVLAVIPHAEVELVSGGFSDWPSAIQILKKQPGITAVAPLISLNGMLEAGGKMKAAQLRAVLPAEEKEISQAGNYMTGNGLDALHPGENGVIIGQQIAKKLGVKIGDSVTMQVPDKNAQSAFAAPMQRQFTVVGLLKLGGQLDGLLGYIHLQDAQSMLGWKNEVQGLSIEVNDVLSAQTIAYQAANQLPYRMYLRSWMTSQGYLYQDIQMVRTVMYVVLLMVVAVACFNIVSTLVMAVNEKRGDIAILKTMGAGNWQIRLVFMTQGMVNGLIGAGGGALLGCLLAQYLSSIIHGLEQLIGYQFLNPEIYFIDFLPSELHMIDVVVVTTAAILMSLLATLYPAWRASQLLPARELGH, from the coding sequence ATGTTTCAGCCTTTCGCGCTGTTTGTGGGCTTGCGTTATAGCCGGACACGCCGTAGCAGTCGTTTTGTCAGCTTTATTTCTGCCTCTTCAATTATTGGCATTGCGTTAGGGGTTATGGCGCTGATCTTAGGATTGTCGGCCATGAACGGCTTTGAGCGCGAATTGCGTCAACGCGTACTGGCGGTGATCCCGCATGCGGAAGTTGAGCTGGTTTCCGGTGGCTTCAGCGATTGGCCGTCTGCAATTCAAATATTAAAAAAACAGCCTGGAATTACCGCTGTCGCGCCGTTGATTTCGCTAAACGGTATGTTGGAAGCGGGCGGTAAAATGAAAGCGGCGCAATTACGTGCTGTGTTACCTGCCGAAGAAAAAGAGATCTCACAAGCTGGCAATTATATGACCGGCAATGGGCTGGATGCGTTACATCCCGGCGAAAATGGAGTGATCATCGGTCAGCAAATTGCCAAAAAACTCGGTGTGAAAATTGGTGATAGTGTCACCATGCAAGTGCCGGATAAAAATGCACAGTCAGCTTTTGCGGCACCGATGCAACGTCAGTTTACCGTCGTGGGTCTGCTGAAATTAGGCGGTCAGTTAGATGGTTTATTAGGTTATATCCATCTGCAAGATGCGCAATCGATGCTGGGTTGGAAAAATGAGGTGCAGGGATTAAGCATTGAAGTAAACGATGTGCTTTCTGCTCAAACCATCGCGTATCAAGCGGCCAATCAATTACCGTATCGTATGTATCTGCGCAGCTGGATGACCTCGCAAGGCTATCTGTATCAGGATATTCAGATGGTGCGAACAGTCATGTACGTGGTGTTACTGATGGTAGTGGCAGTCGCGTGTTTTAATATCGTGTCGACGCTGGTGATGGCGGTAAATGAAAAACGGGGCGATATCGCAATACTCAAGACCATGGGGGCGGGGAACTGGCAGATCCGGCTGGTATTTATGACGCAAGGCATGGTGAACGGATTGATTGGTGCCGGAGGTGGTGCGTTACTGGGTTGTTTACTGGCCCAATATTTGTCATCGATCATTCACGGGCTGGAGCAATTAATCGGTTATCAGTTCTTGAACCCTGAGATCTACTTTATCGATTTCCTGCCATCGGAGCTGCATATGATTGATGTGGTGGTAGTAACGACAGCCGCTATCCTGATGAGTTTACTGGCAACATTATATCCCGCTTGGCGGGCGAGTCAGTTATTACCCGCCAGAGAGCTAGGGCATTAA
- a CDS encoding DedA family protein produces MDILISIFSDYGYVAVFVMLLLCGFGLPIPEDITLVAGGIIAGLGYADVHTMFAVCMAGVLIGDGTMFTLGHTFGQRILAFAPIRRIVTPHRFAQVQEKFVKYGNWVLFVARFLPGLRSPIFIVAGMSRRISIWQFIIMDGLAACISVPVWVYLGDYGAYNRDWLLHMVKRGQTGIYSLLALGILILVVIVLRHRRSKQ; encoded by the coding sequence ATGGACATTCTAATTTCCATTTTCTCTGATTATGGCTATGTAGCCGTTTTCGTTATGCTGTTACTTTGTGGTTTTGGCCTACCGATCCCTGAAGATATCACGCTGGTTGCAGGCGGAATAATTGCCGGTTTAGGTTATGCAGATGTGCATACTATGTTTGCCGTATGCATGGCTGGGGTACTGATTGGCGATGGCACTATGTTTACCCTGGGGCATACTTTTGGTCAGCGCATACTGGCTTTTGCACCGATCAGACGTATTGTGACGCCACACCGCTTTGCTCAGGTGCAGGAAAAATTCGTTAAATATGGTAACTGGGTACTTTTTGTCGCCCGTTTCTTACCTGGTTTACGTTCGCCAATTTTTATCGTTGCAGGTATGAGTCGCCGCATTTCAATTTGGCAATTCATCATAATGGATGGCCTTGCTGCTTGTATTTCTGTACCCGTATGGGTCTATCTTGGTGACTATGGTGCGTATAACCGCGATTGGCTGCTGCATATGGTTAAACGCGGCCAAACCGGTATCTACTCATTACTAGCCTTGGGAATATTGATACTGGTTGTTATAGTTTTACGCCACAGACGCAGTAAACAATAA
- a CDS encoding DNA internalization-related competence protein ComEC/Rec2, translating into MERLLLGIALGICTALFWPELPPIWLGSAVLLLGLLLLFRYRFTGAVFCGLGWAVVFFNLQLGWLKTQHLEIPAQHELDVTVTQAYQKSDHQQLLVSAQQINQQAFWLEPTIRLTLNNNKYRLKRGDKLHILAKLKIPHGLGNPAGFNSERWLLGQGVTATGTISQLALTYQANHHWREQWLDTSRQLMHEFYQPELLMALIYGEQQDVDKDDWQTLRDTGLIHLIAISGMHIGLIAWIGMALSRLLLQRFAEKLPAIHWLIGMGFALLYSALADFSAPTVRSLIMLGIWVVLRLWQREWSAIRIWLVALAIMLTIDPWSVFSAGSWLSFIAVGILGIAGFLWRKPSMWQIQWLMTVLLLPFQLLLFDGLSVSSVLINIPAGPWFTFSIVPIGLVSGLLVPIIPALARFGFWLCDLQLHWLMSMLEWVQHWGSGWLSLSAYQQRMLFWSLTVWLIWRFTPVVIKREFGLLLLAICGLLFAGCESEPDWRVDMLDIGQGLSVLVSQGNRALLFDTGDAYPGGYNMADAAIFPMLDYHGVQQLDYLIVSHRDKDHAANWQRINQKYPQAHIVSSAKLNAETQICQRWQQWDWGQLQLTMLSPQNSSGGDINEDSCVLRISDGNHSVLLTGDVQHQAESELTTLPAGLLRSDILSSPHHGSRSSSSLAFIAAVTPKYVVHSAGYQNRWHHPHAEIVARYLHSQQWITATDGLVSFEINQNSIDIKPFRRSQPWYRQMDAWLVGDHPLK; encoded by the coding sequence GTGGAAAGGTTGCTGCTGGGAATAGCCTTGGGTATCTGTACTGCATTGTTCTGGCCCGAATTGCCGCCAATTTGGTTGGGGAGTGCTGTTTTACTCCTCGGGTTGCTCTTACTGTTTCGTTATCGATTCACTGGTGCTGTTTTCTGTGGTCTTGGTTGGGCCGTTGTTTTTTTTAACCTGCAACTGGGTTGGTTAAAAACTCAACATCTGGAAATACCTGCGCAGCATGAGCTAGATGTAACTGTTACTCAGGCCTATCAGAAATCAGATCACCAGCAACTCTTAGTTTCTGCTCAGCAGATCAATCAGCAGGCATTTTGGCTCGAACCGACAATTCGGTTAACGTTAAACAATAATAAATATCGGCTGAAACGTGGCGATAAACTCCATATTTTGGCAAAACTGAAAATACCCCATGGGTTGGGGAATCCAGCCGGGTTTAATTCTGAGCGCTGGTTGCTGGGGCAAGGGGTCACAGCGACCGGCACAATCAGTCAACTCGCATTGACCTATCAGGCTAATCACCACTGGCGTGAGCAGTGGCTGGATACATCGCGCCAACTAATGCATGAATTTTATCAACCTGAACTATTGATGGCGTTGATTTATGGTGAACAACAGGATGTTGATAAAGACGACTGGCAGACACTTCGTGATACCGGCTTAATCCATCTCATAGCCATTTCCGGCATGCATATTGGGCTTATTGCTTGGATTGGTATGGCGTTGTCTCGTTTATTGCTGCAACGTTTTGCGGAAAAACTTCCGGCTATACATTGGTTAATAGGGATGGGTTTTGCGCTGTTATACAGTGCGTTAGCCGATTTTTCAGCACCCACTGTCAGGTCGCTGATCATGCTTGGGATCTGGGTGGTGTTAAGACTTTGGCAACGGGAATGGTCAGCAATCCGGATCTGGCTGGTCGCTCTAGCCATTATGCTCACGATTGATCCTTGGTCGGTATTTTCTGCCGGTAGTTGGCTTTCTTTTATTGCGGTTGGGATCTTAGGTATTGCCGGTTTTTTATGGCGCAAGCCATCTATGTGGCAAATTCAGTGGTTAATGACAGTGCTGCTGTTGCCTTTTCAGCTGCTGTTGTTTGATGGCCTGAGTGTCAGCAGTGTTTTAATTAACATTCCTGCTGGGCCATGGTTTACTTTCTCAATTGTACCTATTGGACTGGTTTCTGGGTTATTAGTGCCCATTATTCCCGCATTAGCGCGTTTTGGCTTTTGGTTGTGTGATTTGCAGCTGCACTGGTTAATGTCCATGTTGGAATGGGTCCAACATTGGGGATCTGGTTGGCTGTCGCTTTCTGCCTATCAACAACGAATGCTGTTCTGGAGTTTGACGGTTTGGCTCATCTGGCGGTTTACTCCGGTGGTCATAAAGCGCGAATTTGGTTTGTTGTTATTAGCCATCTGCGGATTATTGTTTGCCGGTTGTGAGTCAGAGCCTGACTGGCGAGTGGATATGCTGGATATCGGGCAAGGGTTATCCGTCTTGGTGAGTCAGGGCAATCGAGCGCTATTGTTTGATACCGGCGATGCGTATCCCGGCGGATACAATATGGCTGATGCAGCGATTTTTCCGATGTTGGATTATCATGGAGTCCAGCAGCTAGATTATCTGATCGTGAGCCATCGAGATAAAGATCATGCAGCTAACTGGCAGCGGATTAACCAAAAATATCCTCAGGCGCATATTGTCTCTTCCGCAAAACTAAATGCAGAGACGCAAATTTGCCAACGCTGGCAGCAATGGGACTGGGGTCAGTTACAACTCACTATGTTGTCACCGCAAAATTCATCGGGTGGTGATATAAATGAAGACTCTTGTGTGTTGCGTATTAGTGATGGCAATCACAGCGTATTATTAACGGGCGATGTGCAACATCAAGCAGAGTCGGAATTAACTACTTTACCTGCCGGTTTGCTGCGCAGTGATATCTTGTCATCACCCCATCATGGCAGTAGGTCATCCTCTTCATTGGCTTTTATTGCAGCGGTTACACCAAAATATGTGGTCCACAGTGCCGGATATCAAAACCGCTGGCATCATCCTCATGCGGAAATAGTGGCTCGTTATCTTCACTCGCAACAATGGATCACGGCCACTGATGGCTTGGTCAGCTTTGAAATTAACCAAAATAGTATCGATATTAAGCCTTTTCGCCGTTCTCAACCTTGGTATCGGCAGATGGATGCTTGGTTAGTCGGCGATCACCCGCTAAAATGA
- the msbA gene encoding lipid A ABC transporter ATP-binding protein/permease MsbA, with amino-acid sequence MSHKAHDAAPQASWPILKRLLGYTAGRKKGLVIASIGMAGYAGVDTFMLSLIKPLLDDGLTGKEHSVMIWLPLMIMGLVAMRGVCNFISDYFMAWVGNTVVMRLQQQVFSHLMGMPLSFFDKNNTGSLLSKVTYDAGQVSSAASSTLISLIREGCTVIGLLVLMFYYSWQLSLIFFVVGPIVGVLISVISKRFRKLSRQLQHAMGNITTSTEQMLRGHKEVLMFGGQEVEAERFTRVSNSVRQQNMKLVVADAVGSPIVQFIASTALSLVLYLATFPEISHQLTAGSFAAVISALFGLLKPLKSLTQVNVQFQRGIAACQSLFDVIDLPLENDSGQRELTHAAGQIEFRNVTFTYPTKDAPALREVSFAIEPGKTVALVGRSGSGKSTIASLLTRFYDIQQGQILLDGHDICEYRLRDLRRQFALVSQNVHLFNDSVANNIAYAAEEQFTREQIIEAAKLANADEFITKMPQGYDTIIGENGATLSGGQRQRLAIARALLRDMPILLLDEATSALDSESERRIQTALESLTKNRTTLVIAHRLSTIEKADEILVVDEGQIVERGTHDQLLEMGGAYALLRRTQMGAQAS; translated from the coding sequence ATGTCTCACAAAGCACACGATGCAGCGCCGCAAGCCAGTTGGCCTATTCTGAAACGTCTCCTTGGGTATACTGCTGGACGCAAGAAAGGTTTGGTTATTGCCAGTATTGGTATGGCGGGGTATGCAGGTGTGGATACCTTCATGCTGTCATTGATAAAACCATTATTGGATGATGGTTTAACCGGTAAAGAGCATTCGGTCATGATTTGGTTGCCGCTCATGATCATGGGGTTGGTTGCCATGCGAGGGGTGTGTAACTTCATCTCTGACTATTTTATGGCCTGGGTGGGTAATACCGTTGTTATGCGGTTGCAGCAACAGGTTTTTTCCCATTTAATGGGCATGCCACTGTCCTTTTTTGACAAAAACAATACCGGTAGTCTGTTGTCTAAAGTGACCTATGATGCTGGACAAGTCTCTTCTGCTGCCAGTTCAACCTTGATATCACTGATCCGCGAAGGTTGTACCGTTATCGGTTTGCTGGTGTTGATGTTCTATTATTCCTGGCAATTGTCGCTTATCTTTTTTGTGGTAGGTCCAATCGTTGGTGTGCTTATCTCTGTCATCAGCAAACGGTTTAGAAAGCTGAGTCGGCAACTACAACATGCAATGGGGAACATCACTACCTCAACAGAGCAGATGCTGCGTGGTCATAAAGAAGTACTGATGTTTGGCGGACAAGAGGTCGAAGCGGAACGTTTCACCCGCGTTAGTAACTCTGTGCGTCAGCAAAATATGAAATTGGTAGTTGCTGATGCGGTTGGTTCTCCGATCGTCCAATTCATTGCCTCTACGGCATTATCGCTCGTTCTTTATCTGGCTACTTTTCCTGAAATCAGCCACCAATTAACGGCGGGTTCATTTGCGGCAGTAATCTCGGCATTATTCGGACTATTAAAACCTCTGAAAAGTCTTACACAGGTGAATGTGCAGTTTCAACGGGGTATCGCTGCGTGCCAAAGCTTATTTGATGTGATTGATTTACCTTTGGAAAACGACAGTGGGCAACGCGAACTGACCCATGCTGCGGGACAGATCGAATTCCGAAATGTTACTTTCACCTATCCAACCAAAGATGCTCCAGCATTACGCGAGGTCAGTTTTGCTATTGAACCGGGTAAAACAGTGGCGCTGGTTGGCCGTTCAGGTTCCGGTAAGAGTACGATCGCCAGTTTATTAACCCGCTTTTATGATATTCAGCAGGGCCAGATCCTATTGGATGGTCATGATATCTGTGAGTATCGTTTGCGTGATTTACGTCGCCAATTTGCGCTGGTATCACAGAACGTACATTTATTTAATGACTCGGTTGCCAACAACATAGCCTACGCGGCAGAAGAACAGTTTACCCGAGAGCAAATTATCGAAGCTGCCAAGTTAGCTAACGCGGATGAATTTATTACTAAAATGCCGCAAGGTTACGACACAATCATTGGTGAAAATGGCGCCACACTGTCAGGTGGACAACGTCAGCGTCTGGCGATTGCCCGCGCATTATTGCGTGACATGCCAATTTTGTTGTTGGATGAGGCTACTTCAGCACTAGATTCGGAATCAGAACGTCGCATTCAAACCGCGTTGGAATCGCTGACTAAAAACCGCACCACGTTGGTGATTGCTCATCGCCTTTCTACTATTGAGAAGGCTGATGAAATATTGGTTGTGGATGAAGGCCAGATAGTGGAACGTGGTACCCATGATCAATTACTGGAAATGGGTGGTGCTTATGCCTTATTACGTCGCACGCAAATGGGCGCACAAGCCTCATGA
- the lpxK gene encoding tetraacyldisaccharide 4'-kinase translates to MIEWLWYRRSWINWLFAPLALLFALLTTARRGLYRAGWIRSYRAPVPVIVVGNITVGGNGKTPVVLWLVDLLTKAGYRPGVVSRGYGGKAPHYPYLLHSAATAAEAGDEPVLIYQRCGCPVAVAPKRASAVQLLVEQCGVDVIICDDGLQHYALQRDIELAVMDGERRLGNGWLMPMGPLRETPSRLRQVMAVICNGGQARPDEIKMSLQPAPLRNVRTNHVAIITGAVDALAGIGYPPRFFNSLLQQGYALNQQVAYADHQQFNAGELQQRFALRPLIMTEKDAVKCRDFALENWWYLPVTAQLPDKFATRLLAQLKELRHGTGL, encoded by the coding sequence ATGATTGAATGGCTCTGGTATCGCCGCAGTTGGATTAACTGGTTATTTGCACCACTGGCACTACTGTTTGCATTACTGACAACAGCCCGTCGGGGGCTATATCGTGCTGGCTGGATCCGTAGCTATCGGGCACCTGTACCTGTCATTGTCGTTGGTAATATTACGGTTGGCGGCAACGGGAAAACTCCCGTGGTGTTGTGGCTGGTGGATTTACTCACCAAGGCGGGTTATCGGCCTGGTGTGGTCAGTCGTGGTTATGGCGGTAAAGCGCCGCATTATCCTTATTTGTTACACTCTGCAGCTACTGCGGCTGAAGCGGGTGATGAACCGGTGCTGATTTATCAGCGCTGCGGTTGTCCGGTAGCCGTGGCACCCAAGCGGGCGTCTGCCGTGCAGCTTCTGGTCGAGCAATGCGGTGTTGATGTCATCATCTGTGATGATGGTTTGCAGCATTATGCATTACAACGCGATATCGAATTAGCTGTGATGGATGGCGAACGTCGTTTAGGGAACGGCTGGCTGATGCCAATGGGGCCATTGCGTGAGACGCCGTCCCGACTACGACAAGTCATGGCGGTTATCTGTAATGGCGGGCAGGCCCGACCTGACGAGATCAAAATGTCGCTACAACCCGCGCCATTGCGGAATGTTCGTACCAATCATGTTGCGATAATTACCGGTGCAGTAGATGCGTTGGCCGGCATCGGTTATCCGCCCCGTTTTTTTAATAGTCTATTACAGCAAGGTTATGCGCTTAATCAGCAGGTAGCTTACGCTGATCATCAGCAATTTAATGCCGGTGAACTCCAGCAGCGTTTTGCTTTACGCCCGCTGATCATGACAGAAAAAGATGCGGTGAAATGCCGGGACTTTGCTTTAGAAAATTGGTGGTATCTACCCGTTACCGCACAATTACCGGATAAATTTGCTACCCGATTACTTGCTCAACTGAAGGAGCTTCGCCATGGCACTGGATTATAA
- a CDS encoding Trm112 family protein, whose amino-acid sequence MALDYKLLEIVACPICKGKLNYDKERAELVCRADKLAYPVEDDIPVLLENRARQLTSDELPS is encoded by the coding sequence ATGGCACTGGATTATAAATTACTGGAAATCGTCGCTTGCCCAATCTGTAAAGGCAAACTGAATTATGACAAAGAGCGAGCTGAGTTAGTGTGTCGGGCCGATAAACTGGCATATCCGGTGGAAGATGATATTCCGGTATTGCTGGAGAACCGGGCGCGCCAACTGACCTCTGATGAGCTGCCATCATGA
- the kdsB gene encoding 3-deoxy-manno-octulosonate cytidylyltransferase, which produces MSFVVVIPARYQSTRLPGKPLADIHGQPMIAWVVERAKQAGASQVIVAVDDERVATAVSALGVDVCMTGSHHQSGTERLAEVCEKYAFAPDTIVVNVQGDEPLIPPSIISQVANNLANTSAPMATLAVAIEDEHEVFNPNAVKVVMDQQGHALYFSRATIPWDRDGFAQTPKQLRHTFLRHIGIYAYRAGFIRQYVSWPASPLEQIESLEQLRVLWNGEKIHVAVAIENPPAGVDTAEDLAKVCRYLDEIKQK; this is translated from the coding sequence ATGAGTTTTGTGGTTGTTATTCCTGCGCGTTATCAATCGACCCGTTTACCCGGTAAACCGTTAGCGGATATTCATGGTCAACCGATGATCGCCTGGGTCGTCGAACGCGCTAAGCAAGCAGGCGCGAGCCAAGTCATTGTTGCGGTAGATGATGAGCGTGTTGCCACAGCCGTATCGGCTTTAGGTGTTGATGTCTGCATGACAGGCAGTCATCATCAGTCTGGCACCGAGCGTCTGGCTGAGGTGTGTGAAAAATATGCGTTTGCACCCGATACCATTGTGGTGAATGTGCAGGGTGATGAACCATTGATCCCGCCGTCGATCATTAGCCAAGTGGCGAACAATCTGGCGAACACTTCTGCTCCTATGGCAACGCTGGCAGTGGCGATTGAAGATGAACACGAAGTGTTTAATCCGAATGCCGTTAAAGTGGTGATGGATCAGCAAGGTCATGCGTTGTATTTCAGTCGCGCTACCATTCCATGGGATCGTGATGGTTTCGCGCAGACGCCAAAACAGCTACGGCATACATTCCTGCGTCACATTGGTATCTATGCTTATCGCGCCGGATTTATCCGCCAATATGTCAGTTGGCCAGCCAGCCCGTTAGAACAAATTGAATCATTAGAACAGTTGCGGGTGCTCTGGAATGGCGAAAAAATCCATGTCGCTGTCGCAATAGAAAACCCGCCTGCCGGTGTAGACACCGCTGAAGATCTGGCGAAGGTTTGTCGCTATCTGGATGAAATTAAACAGAAATAG
- the fbp gene encoding class 1 fructose-bisphosphatase → MKIGTTLGEFIIKKQADFPHASGELSSLLASIRLAAKIVNREINQAGLSDILGAMGRANVQGEDQQKLDWFANEKFKDALAARGEVCGLASEEEDDFVAFDPVSGKKSKYVVLIDPLDGSSNIDVNVSVGTIFSIYRRVTPSDQPATLADFLQPGHRQVAAGYVIYGSSTMLVYSTGQGVNGFTLDPSIGCFCLSHPDIKIPEQGYCYSVNEGHYLKFPQGVKQYIKYCQAVDEQEKRPYTSRYIGSLVADFHRNLLKGGIYMYPSGTNAPKGKLRLLYECNPIAFLAEQAGGKASTGRTRILDLDPTELHQRTPFYVGSRFMVDKLEEFVAQYS, encoded by the coding sequence ATGAAAATAGGGACCACGCTTGGCGAATTCATCATCAAAAAACAAGCGGATTTTCCACATGCCTCTGGTGAACTTAGCTCCTTGCTCGCCTCCATTCGTTTAGCCGCCAAAATTGTAAATCGTGAAATTAACCAGGCCGGTTTAAGCGATATTCTCGGTGCAATGGGGCGGGCCAATGTGCAAGGTGAAGATCAGCAAAAGCTGGATTGGTTTGCGAACGAGAAATTTAAAGATGCGCTGGCCGCACGCGGTGAAGTGTGTGGTTTAGCGTCTGAAGAAGAAGATGACTTTGTTGCTTTCGACCCGGTCAGTGGCAAAAAATCAAAATATGTCGTGTTGATCGATCCATTGGATGGTTCATCCAACATCGATGTAAACGTGTCAGTTGGCACCATTTTTTCTATCTATCGTCGGGTCACCCCCTCTGATCAGCCTGCCACATTGGCCGACTTCTTACAGCCGGGTCACCGACAAGTGGCTGCCGGTTATGTGATTTATGGTTCATCAACCATGCTGGTATATAGCACGGGGCAGGGGGTGAATGGCTTTACGCTTGATCCTTCTATTGGTTGTTTCTGCTTGTCTCATCCGGATATCAAGATCCCTGAACAGGGTTATTGTTATTCAGTTAACGAAGGTCATTACCTGAAATTCCCGCAGGGTGTAAAACAATATATCAAGTATTGTCAGGCGGTAGATGAGCAGGAAAAACGCCCGTATACATCGCGCTATATTGGTTCGTTAGTAGCTGATTTCCATCGTAATTTGTTGAAAGGCGGCATCTACATGTATCCGTCTGGTACTAATGCACCGAAAGGCAAATTACGTTTGTTGTATGAATGCAATCCGATTGCCTTCTTGGCAGAACAGGCAGGTGGTAAGGCATCTACTGGCCGGACCCGGATCCTGGATTTGGATCCTACTGAATTGCATCAACGTACGCCGTTTTATGTCGGTTCACGTTTTATGGTAGATAAACTGGAAGAGTTTGTTGCTCAGTATTCGTAA